The DNA window TAGCCCTTAGGCTTTTGGTCGACGAATGAACGCGGACCGCAAAGCCTTTGCTGAGCGGTAGTCAGCCTTATCATGCCGCTACCGATGACCGAATCGATCCTGATCGCCGTCGCCTCGGGTACCGCCGCGCTGAGCGGTATTGCCGCATACGGCACCTTCGTACCCTCAAGCCAGCTCTGGGGACGGGTGATCCTGCGCGGGCCGGCCGGTGGCGAACCATCGGTCGCCCTGACGTTCGACGACGGCCCGACACCTGGGCCAACTGAACGCGTGCTCGATATTCTGGGTACTGCGGGCATCAAGGCGACGTTTTTTGTCATCGGTGCGAACTGTCGCCGGGCACCAGCGCTGCTTCAGCGGATTTATGCCGAGGGGCACCTGGTCGGCAACCACACCTTCGACCATTCCCACTACGGCTCCTGGGGGATGCAGCGCTACTGGGACCGCCAGCTCCGCCAGACCGATGAGGCGATCGCCAGCATCATCGGCGTCAGGCCCGCGATGTTCCGCCCGCCGATGGGCATCAAGCAATTCCACACCATGCGGGCGGCGAGAAAAGGCGGCCAGCAGGTGGTCGGCTGGACGCGCAAGGCCCGCGACGGCGTCGCGACCACTTCGGCCGCCATCCTTGACCGCCTGGCCGAGCCGACGTTAGCCGGCGACATCCTTTTGCTGCACGACGGGATTGAACCCAACTCTCCCGGCCGCGATCCGCAGCCGACGATCGACGCCCTGCCAATACTCATCAGCCGACTGAAAGACCGCGGGCTCAGGATGCAGCGGTTGGACGAACTTCTACAGGTGCCGGGGTATCAAGCGCCGGTGCCGCTTCGCTGACCGGTATCCGCCGAAGCAGCGCATCGGCGACGAAGAACACGACGAACATCGTGCCGATGCCGACGACGACCGAGCCGATCGCCCAGTCGATAAAGAACCAGCTTCCCAACTTCATGAAACCCGCCCAGCCGTCCCACATCGGGGCGAAATCCTGGGGCGGCGGGATGTGCCCGAACCGCACGATGTGCCCCAGGCCGACAGCGAGCATCGCAAGGACGATCCCAACCGGCGGGCAGGCGACCTGTGTGCCCAGCACCATCGCCAGCGGGTTGAGATGAAGGCGCTTGGCACCGTACAACGCGAGGATCGCGTGCAGCCCGTAAAGCGGCAGGCAGCCGATGAACGCACCAATCGCCAGTCCGCCGGCGGCGGCGGTGCGCTTGAAGCCCTCGGGGCGGTCCTGGCGGATCTGCCGCCAGGCGTCGCGCGGGCTGAGCCAGTTCAGCACGCGCCGCCAGTGCGGCGTCGGCGCGGCAGGCGCGGCGGCATCGGACTCGGCCTCTGCGACACGATCGCGAATGCCGCCGAACGGTAGCAATCGGCGACCGACCAGCCGAGCGTGCATGAACGCTGCCCGCATGGAGTCCACCCACGGCCTAAAGTGGCTCACCCGTCGCTCGCCGGCGAAGTAGGTACACAACGCAGGCATCTCGGCGATCGACCGCCCCGCCCAACCCGCGCGGACGATGATCTCGGTCTCAAACCCGTACCGCCCGGCGCGGCACTTGAGCAGTTCCGGCATCGCCAGCGGGTAAACGCGCAGTCCGCACTGGCTGTCGGCGACGCGCAGGCCCGATTCCATGTAGATCAGCAGGTTCGCCGACCGCCGACCAAGCCGGCTGCGCCAGGGGTAGTCGGCGGCAGACGCGTCGCGCACGCCGAGCACAAGTGATTCGGGATTCGCCCGTGCCAGCTCGAACATCTGCGGAATCTGCTCGGGCGAAAGCTGGCCGTCGGTATCGATCGATAGTGCGTGCGTGAAACCGAGCTTCTTGGCCAGTTCGAATCCGGTTCGCAACGCGGCGGCCTTACCGCGATTTTTCTCGTGCGTCTCGATATGCCGCGGGAGATTCCCGGGATGATCGAGCCATTGTTCCAGGATCGCCGCCGTCGAATCGGTCGAGCCGTCGTTCACCGCGATCACGGCGACGCCCTGCGCGTCGACCCGCCGCAGCACGTCCAGAAGCGTGCCGGCGTTGTTGTAGGTCGGGGCGATGACGACCGGCTTAAACTCCATCCTGCTCCTCTAATCCAACATGACCGGGCTGCGCTGCAACGTCCGCACGCCGCGGCCCAAACGAGACGCGGCTGCCGGGTGTCTTGTTCCGCGGCGAAAGACCCGCAGTATACTCCCAAACTGTGTCACGGCTCAGTCCCAACTTCTACCGGCTATGTCATTTCGGTGGCCGGTTCACTTTTTTCTGCACCATGAACCTGCGCGTCCTTCGGGCGCACCTCGCCGAACGCGACGGACCGTACGTACTGGCCGTGAGCCATCTCAGTCACATCGAGCCGTTTATCGTCGCAACTTCCATGAAGCGGCAGATCGATTTTGTCGCACGGGTCGAGTTCTATCGCTACCGCGTACTGGCCTGGACGCTAAAGAAGCTCAATGCGATCAAGGTCATCCGCCAGGGCGTCGCGGCCAATACGGTGCGGACCGCCCTTGATAGACTCAGAATCGGCCGCATCGTTGGGATTTTCCCCGAAGGGGGCGTCACCCGGGGTGAGGCGAGCGTGTGTCTCGGCGGGCCGATCAAGCTCGGTGCGGCGCTGATCGCCTGTCGGGCCGGCGTGCCGATCATTCCTTGCGTCATCGTGGGAACTCACGAACTTAACCGCGTCGGACCGTGGCTGCCTTTCAAGCGGGCTCATGCCTGGATGGCGTTCGGAGAGCCCATTGCTCCCATAAGCCCCGGCTCAACCAGGACGAGCCGCAAAGCCGCCTACGCCGAAATGGGACGACAAGTTCAGCAGGGCATGATGTCGCTCTATCGCGAGTTGTGCGATACCTACGACCTGCAAGGGATGGCCGGCGAAACGTACGCCGAACCCGCGACGGCTTCGCGTCCACATTCACCGTTGGCTCCGGCAAACGGCAACGCATCGTCGGCCGCCTGATGTGCGACTTCACTTGATGTGCGACTTCACTTGATGTGCGACTTCACTTGATGAGTCTTTCGACCTGATGAGCGATTCCACCTACCGCACAGTCGTCGCCATCTGCTACCCCGCGTTCTGGGTATCGGGCCGTCCCGTCGTCATCGGCCGGAAAAACATGCCGCTGACCGGCCCGGTCATTCTCGCCCCAACCCACCTGAGCCATTACGACGTCCCCCTGCTGATGGCCGAAACGCCGCGCAACATCGACTTCATGAGCGTGGTCGAGTTCCTGAGCGTGCCGTTCGTCGGCCGGCTGTTCACGGAGATGAACTGCTTCTTCCTCGACCGCGGTCGTGTCGATCTGAAGTCCGTCCGCACCGCACTTGACCGGCTGAAAAAGGGTCGGCTGGTGAGCATGTTCCCCGAAGGACACATCCGCGAATTCGACGATTCGATCATCCACGGCAGGCCGTTTAAGCCGGGCATCGCCCGCCTGGCCTACCTGTCAGGCGCACCGGTGGTACCGTGCGTCGTCCTAGGCGGCGACCGATTCAAGAAGCCGTCCGCCTGGCTACCGCTGATGCGTACGCGCTACGGGGTTAGCTTCGGGCAGCCGCTGTCGGCAAGGGCCGAACTGCCGGAGCGTGAAGCGGTTCAGGATCTCGTCCAGCGGCTGGGCGACGCCTACCCGAGGCTCTACAAAACCCTCTCGGCTGCGATGGATCGGAAACAGCTCGGCCGGACGCCCGGCTGAACCAGAGGACGGCCGGCCAGCGACTGCTGCCGGCGTCATGATGCATCCAGAATGCCGTCAATACGCCGACAGCTGGAAGGCCTTCCACAGACCTACTTCTTCACTTTCACCAGCGTGATGGTGACTGTTCCGCCTTCGGTGCTTTCGCCTGGGGCGAATGCGGGCTTGGCCGGCTTCAGGCGGTCGACGAGATCGGGGACGCCCGCGTCAACAAGTACCTGACGTGTCGCATCGAGGCGTTCCTGTCCCAGATCAAGCGCGGCGACGCGGGTACGCCTGGGAGCCTGCCGATCGGCGCCGGGTCGCATCAGGTCGTACAGGCGATCGAGCGCGTCTTCCGTGCGGCTCAGTTCCCGATCGATCACCCGCACGCGATCCACGGCATTGTCCACGTCCGGTCCGACGCTTACCGCCAGACGGGTTCGGGCCGACGCGGCGACATCGCCACGCAACTGCGTGAGCTCGATCTTTCGTTGCCGCAGCGAGGAGGCCAGCGCCGCGGCGTCGGCTGTGGTGGGGTTGGCACGCACCTCGGCAATGCTCAGGTCGCCGCCGCCCAGATCATGTTTGACGGAAATCGTCAGCTCCGGCTCCTTCTTCATTCGCTCGGCCAGGGCGCGCATCTTGGTCAGTTCAGCGGGCTCCAAACCGGTATAGCCGGCGGGAAACGCCAGCACGATCGGCACTTCGGGCTTCTGCTGGCCGGCGAAAATCGCGTCGAGTCCGATCGCGGAAGCGACCCCGGTAACGGCTTTGGCGGGGATCGCAGCAATTGCGTTGAGAAATATGCTACTGATCGCCGGCTGAATCTGCGCGCCAATACCGCCGACGCTGTATTTGCCGGCCGCATCCGGGGTGACTGTGACGCCCTTGACGGGAATGGTGATCGATTTGTCGGCCGCCTCAACCGCGCCGATCGCGATATCGAGCGCCGCCGGTAGCACCAGGTATTTGCTGATCGGGCCACCGGCCGGTTCGGTCACCGACAGGTCGGTAATCGCCGGGCGGGTATCGACCACAAAGCCCCCTTTGCCATCGCCGCGGAGGTCAAGCGGCATATCGAAGGTTCCATACGACAGCGCGATATCCTTCTGCTTTGCGAAACCGGCGAGGGATGCAAGTTCGAAGCCGCTGACGTTGACCTTCAGGTAACCGTCGGGTTTCGGATAAAGCGTGAGCTTGCCGCCAGCCGCAATCTGCGAGAACAGCTCGCGATCCTCACACTCGGGTGCCGGCGCGGTCGCTGGCTGCTGCTGGGCCGCCCCGCCAATCAGGTTGGCCACGCCGCCTACGGCACCGATGAGGCCTCCCTTGACCTTCTTCGGAACGGTCACCTTGCCCGCGTTCATGCTCGCAGAAAACCGAATTGGCCGGTCCTCCTCGTACATCGCCATGTTGCTGGCGTCGCGCACATCCACATCGAGCGACGTCAGCGGCAGCACGAACACCGGATCGACGCTCCGATCAATCACGCGGAAATCGATCCCGCTGACCGTGAACTTATCGACGCGAATCTCTCCCGCCGGCTTCACAACCGCCACCGCGGGCGCGGTCGCCGGCTGACTGGCGGCGGGAGCTTCGGCGACGGCGGGCTGCGTCTGGGCCGGCTGCGTTGACGCGACAGCCGGCTCAGTCGCCGGGCCAGTGGTGGGCTGGGTCGCCGGCGTAGTCGGCATCTTCACCAGCAGGCCGGCGATACGAATCCCTTCCTGGTCACGAACGACCTGCCCCATGGGCTTGGTCAGGTCGATCGACTTGATTCGCAGCGATGTCGCGATCTGCTTTCCGGCGTCGTCCTTC is part of the Humisphaera borealis genome and encodes:
- a CDS encoding polysaccharide deacetylase family protein, whose amino-acid sequence is MTESILIAVASGTAALSGIAAYGTFVPSSQLWGRVILRGPAGGEPSVALTFDDGPTPGPTERVLDILGTAGIKATFFVIGANCRRAPALLQRIYAEGHLVGNHTFDHSHYGSWGMQRYWDRQLRQTDEAIASIIGVRPAMFRPPMGIKQFHTMRAARKGGQQVVGWTRKARDGVATTSAAILDRLAEPTLAGDILLLHDGIEPNSPGRDPQPTIDALPILISRLKDRGLRMQRLDELLQVPGYQAPVPLR
- a CDS encoding DUF2062 domain-containing protein: MEFKPVVIAPTYNNAGTLLDVLRRVDAQGVAVIAVNDGSTDSTAAILEQWLDHPGNLPRHIETHEKNRGKAAALRTGFELAKKLGFTHALSIDTDGQLSPEQIPQMFELARANPESLVLGVRDASAADYPWRSRLGRRSANLLIYMESGLRVADSQCGLRVYPLAMPELLKCRAGRYGFETEIIVRAGWAGRSIAEMPALCTYFAGERRVSHFRPWVDSMRAAFMHARLVGRRLLPFGGIRDRVAEAESDAAAPAAPTPHWRRVLNWLSPRDAWRQIRQDRPEGFKRTAAAGGLAIGAFIGCLPLYGLHAILALYGAKRLHLNPLAMVLGTQVACPPVGIVLAMLAVGLGHIVRFGHIPPPQDFAPMWDGWAGFMKLGSWFFIDWAIGSVVVGIGTMFVVFFVADALLRRIPVSEAAPALDTPAPVEVRPTAAS
- a CDS encoding lysophospholipid acyltransferase family protein codes for the protein MNLRVLRAHLAERDGPYVLAVSHLSHIEPFIVATSMKRQIDFVARVEFYRYRVLAWTLKKLNAIKVIRQGVAANTVRTALDRLRIGRIVGIFPEGGVTRGEASVCLGGPIKLGAALIACRAGVPIIPCVIVGTHELNRVGPWLPFKRAHAWMAFGEPIAPISPGSTRTSRKAAYAEMGRQVQQGMMSLYRELCDTYDLQGMAGETYAEPATASRPHSPLAPANGNASSAA
- a CDS encoding lysophospholipid acyltransferase family protein produces the protein MSDSTYRTVVAICYPAFWVSGRPVVIGRKNMPLTGPVILAPTHLSHYDVPLLMAETPRNIDFMSVVEFLSVPFVGRLFTEMNCFFLDRGRVDLKSVRTALDRLKKGRLVSMFPEGHIREFDDSIIHGRPFKPGIARLAYLSGAPVVPCVVLGGDRFKKPSAWLPLMRTRYGVSFGQPLSARAELPEREAVQDLVQRLGDAYPRLYKTLSAAMDRKQLGRTPG